In a single window of the Phocoena sinus isolate mPhoSin1 chromosome 7, mPhoSin1.pri, whole genome shotgun sequence genome:
- the LOC116756917 gene encoding non-histone chromosomal protein HMG-14-like: MPKRKVSCAEGTAKEEPKRRSARLSATPAPAKVETKPKKAAGKDKSSDKKVQTKGKRGAKGKQAEVANQETKEDLPAENGETKNEESPASDEAGEKEAKSD; encoded by the coding sequence ATGCCCAAGAGGAAGGTCAGCTGCGCCGAGGGGACGGCGAAGGAGGAGCCCAAGAGGAGGTCGGCGAGGTTGTCAGCTACACCGGCTCCTGCAAAAGTGGAAACGAAGCCAAAAAAGGCGGCAGGAAAGGATAAATCTTCCGACAAAAAAGtgcaaacaaaagggaaaaggggagcaaAGGGAAAACAGGCTGAAGTGGCTAACCAAGAGACTAAAGAAGACTTACCTGCAGAAAATGGAGAGACTAAAAATGAGGAGAGCCCAGCTTCTGAcgaagcaggagagaaagaagccaagtcTGATTAA